Sequence from the Tachyglossus aculeatus isolate mTacAcu1 chromosome 17, mTacAcu1.pri, whole genome shotgun sequence genome:
gattgattgattgattagccgttTGGTCTCAGGATGGGCCCAGCTGGACCTTTCTGTTGGAGCACCCTCCTCTTGTCtagaattataataacaataataataataataatggcatttattaagagcttactaagtgcttactgttctaagcgccggggaggttacaaggtgatcaggttgtcccacggggggctcacagtctccatccccattttccagatgaggtaactgaggcccagagaagtgaagtgacttgcccaaagtcacacagctgacaattggcagagcccggatttgaacccgtgacctctgactccaaagcccgtgctctttctctgagccacgctgcttctcttaatcccaGAATTAGAATCCCAGAAATCCCAGAATCTCTAATCCCAGAATCCCAGAATTGCAAGTGTCAATGGATGTActttcccctcacctcccttGGCTTTTATGCTTTACTTTCCAAGATTCCCCTCTGGTAGCTGCCAGATTTGATCTTGTTAATGAAGATTAATTTGAGTGTTATCATGACTTTCATCCAGAAACTCTCAATTATGTGATATCCCATGAATCCTCCATAATCCTCGACCTGATCTGGCAGATAGCTGgaagccagagccaggattagaatccaggtcctcctagaCCCTTgcttgtttccactaggccaggctgcttctctatagagaggCTACGGttgttatgtatttatttatcctcCACCCCACTTCATTCTCTCTTCCCTAGTTAGCACGCATCAGTGGTTTTTCAGCAGTCACTACCCTCTCCCATAGATCAGTTCTAGTCTCGTGTGCCTTtaatttattctattattattattattattctttattatttatAGCACATTTATTCTGTGCTATAGCTCATCTATGCTATGCTTTCCCTCACTTTGCAGCTGTTTCCTTCCTTCTAGAAATTGTCATATGAAAATGTTCAAAAGCTCACTGATCCAAGCTCAGTCCCGATATCAGACGATCTCGTGCTTCATATTTAAAGAGCAAAACGTTAGTAATGTGGCTGGCTTGACATTTTTAACTTCCCTAGAATGCATCTGGCTTGTATAACTATTTGTaaaatgttcttcctcctccaaggTCAGGAGCAGTTTAATGAAACATGATGAGCCGTGACCGTTATTTAATTTTCTCGCTAGTAATGTGCTCTGATTTTCCAGAATGTTTTTCTCCTGAGGAACACAGAATTCTTATCACGTGCTTTCTGGCCACCTGTAGCTTGTCCAGTCGAAAGCACAGAGGTAATAATCATGGTTTCAGGTGAGATTGTGGAGTTAAAGTCAAGAGGTCAAAACTGTGATGGCCGGCATCGAATCTGAGGTGGAgacttggggttgggagggaaggagggaaagagagagatctcTTCCCAGGTTAAAACTTGGGCTGggtccattatgggcagggaacatgtctaccaactctgttgtattgtactctcccaactgcttagtacagtggtctgtacacagcaaacactcaataaataccattgattgatcaattgagggCATGGAAGCTTGAGGAAAGAGTTAGAAGCTGAGGGAGAGACCATTTCCCCCCATCTCCACAACTCCCCCGGGTCTCTTTcattccccaataataataatggcatttattaagtgcttactatgtacaaagcactgttctaagcgctggggaggttacaaggtgatcaggttgtcccacagggggctcacagtcttaattcccattttaaagccgagggaactgaggcacagagaagtgaagtgacttgcccagggtcacacagccgacaagtggcagagccagggttagaacccaggtccttctgactccgtggcctgggctctatccgctaggccatgctgcttctctaaggatatatgctaaagcttctagactgtgagcccactgttgtgtagcgaccgtctctatatgttgccaacttgtacttcccaagtgcttagtacagtgctctgcacgcggtaagtgctcaataaatacgattgaatgaataaagctctGTAGGACTGGGTTGAAAATCAAAACACTTAAGTGGTACCCACCCAAGTGCAGAGGAGGTAAGTAAGGTCCTTcatccctccacaaatctgcctaGCCATTTACCTGCCTATGCAACTACATCTAACTATTAATCTGCTTTAATGATCATCACCAttcagtcggtcggtcagtctatctatccatctatctatgaAAAAGAATCCAGAGTTTAGGCAATGAAACTGAAGAAAAACAAATTAAAGAGAATGTTCTGAAGCAGATGGAAAATAATCACCAAAAgatcttatttattattaattaaaaacaGACAAAAATCACCCTGAACAAAAGAAGGAAGCATTTGAAATCAGTTTCAATTAGAGATAaatctgatatatatatatatattttaattgtCTTTTTCTCCCCAGTGTAACTCCATCTTTTAGGGGAAAGGATTTCAGGACGgttttccaatcagtcaataacactgagcacttactttatacagagcactgttctcgatgcttgggagagtacattaaaaaagTAAGAGGCATGGCCTTTGTCCTTGAGGAGTTTCCAATCGAACGGGTGATCTGTGATTCTTCACAGCATCCCAGGCCTTTTGCTGATAATTTGTGAATATCATTGAAGGTTCCTAACCAGTCAGCTACCGAGTTGTATGGGCCGGcattttttatttataatttGTGACTATCAACAAAGTTCCCTAACCAGTCAATCGCTCAACTCTGTGGATGGGCATTATTCTTGTAGTAGGTTGGTTCACCATGGGCTTGTGCTGGGGAAGTGTGTGAACAAATCGGAGAGCCCAAGACCTGCTGCTGCTAGTAGGAGACAGGACCGATACTACTATGGTGTTGTTACAATCGAACATGGAAGCCAGAGGGATTCCCCCTTCCTGAATCTTGCGGCACTTTGGGAATGTCTGGTGATCAGCAAAAACAGTGAGAATGGCTCGATGAATTGCCAAAAGATCTGCTTGATGCTGTGCCCAGTATGGCGGTCCAGGCCGGGGTAGCTTGCCAACCCAGAAACCTCTTGgggctggggataataataataattattgtatttgttaaacgcttactatgtgcccggcattgttttaagcaccgggatagaaacAATCAAATCGTGTTGGGCgctatccctgtcccaaatggggctcagtcttaatccccattttacagatgaggtaacggaggcccagagaagtgaggtgacttgcccaaggccacacagcagacaagtggcagagctgggattagaactcatgaccgtcCGATTCCCgggtccatggtctatccactacaccgttcTGGATggttattgattgatctctgtggaGTCTGGATGGGCCCCAGCACATTAGAAGGGAAATCTACAGAAGCCTCGTTTCACCCAAATTTACCACATCTGTCCAATATTCTCCCACATCTCGTAGGGGTCCTGGGAGGGGTTTAGATATTCTCTGGGCCATTTGTGGGCATGTATGTGGTGGGGCGTGTCTGCTCATTTCCCCCCACCAAGGGGCTTATAGTCCCAAGAGGTCCCTGGAAGTCACCTGGGCCAACTCAAATCTCCCTGGTAATCCCCAATACACAACACAGTTGAGAAAGTCCCCGATACCTGATTTGGGCCCCATGGCCCAGGAACTCAAAGTACTCTGAAGTACTTTGGTCACAGCTCTGACAAAATTCTTCAAATAAAGGGTGTGGAAGAAACATGGAAAGATGAGATCTGGTTACTAAAGTACACTATCCAATCATGTAATAAAGAAACGAGCCCACAAATACTGGACCGCGCCCATAACCCTCGACCCTCCCGGCCCCAAGAACCCCACAGGGTGGGACGTACAGGTGTTAGGTAAGAAGCACAATAGCATCTTCGCAAAAGTTGGCCAACTGGAAACAAATAAGTCAAAATCTGACTAGGGCGCGTGTCTTCCTGCTTTCCTTTTGTAGAATCCAATTGTAGTGCTTATTTCTCTGCTATGTCAAGTGGCTTTTCACTCAGTGAAAATCCCAAAGAGATGAGCATTTTGTATTTCAGAAGGATACGCATTGCCGTGAATtaattctctgactcccactgcAAAGTGTCAAGCAATTTTCCCAGAGCTATTCCCGATGCCTGGATTTTCCAGGTTTGATGGGAGGGAAGAGCTGTATTTTGAGCCTTTCCTTTTGGATGGGAATATTTAAGATGAGCCAGGTGAGTTGATTAGGAACCAGAAAAGAGTGACAGGCTTTTCGCCTCTGTGGAGGAGCATCATGGATGCATTATCCCACGGGGTAGCTTAATATAACCAGCTCTAGTAGAAAATAATGCATACTTTCTAGGCTGCCCCTATGGGTTTCTGTAGCACAGCTATTAAGTGCTGTAAAATCATTTTATGAGATAATCTTCGCTGCAGCCCTCGAAGAACCACAGAACACAGATTTGGTTTCGTATAATGTTCCAGGAGTATTTCTAAACCCATTGCATTATTTTTGTTGTGCATTTTGCCCAGAAAGTTTTATTTTGACTCCCATTCCTTCTTATTAAAAAACTCAGATGACATAGCTacaacttcaatatttaagttTTCACATTTCAATTTTCCTGAAGCCCTCCAAAAATTAGGGTTTGACTGGTGAGTGCACCCCTATATCATTCAGAGGCCAAAATGGATTCTGAATGACACTGGGGTAAATCATGTGGGTGTGAAATTAAGCCGAGGGCCCTTCTTCAGATCGTGCATTGTATGTGTTTAAATTTGCCATCTCAGATGGGCATAAAGGGAGCGTGGgatgaagtgtggattgagagTTAAGAGCCGACGTGATTCGTTAGTGTCCTTTCTTTCGTCCAGAGGAAGAAGTGTACTAGAGGCCCGTTTTGGACTTGATCCAGTCGCGATAGTAAGTCACTCGAGTGTAGACGCCAGGCTTGTTGGGCAGAGCACATTCATCTCCCCAGCTGACTATTCCAGCAAGGTACCACATGCCTCGAGCATCAGAGCCAACCAATGGCCCTCCGGAATCGCcctagagggaaagagaacagctgATGAACAGCCAGGACCTGTCTTTTTTCCTTGCTTCAAAACAAAAGGGATGACAGGGTTAACAGTCTTTGGAAAATCTAGGTAGTTTGAtactgaggtgaagagaaaatTTAGTTCATCTCTTATTCTGCATTTTGGCGGAATCGTCCCACGTGCTGAGAAGGTTTCTCTGACACCAGAGTCCCGGGATGTGCACAGATCGGTCATTTAATGTTTTTTAtccattgcttaataataataataataatggcatttgttaagtgcttactatgtgcaaagcactgttctaagcgctgggaaggatataaggtgatcaggttgtcccacgtaaggtcttaatccccattttgcagatgaggtaactgaggcacagagaagtgaagtgacttgctcagagtcacacagttaacaattggcagagctgggatttgaacccatgacctctgactcccaagccggtgctctttccactgagccacgctgcctctcttatcgtgtgcagagcactggactaagcactcggaagagtacaatacaatagagtgagtaaACGCGATCTCTCCCCGCAAGGAATTTATGGGCTGGAgggtgagttttcagtctagagggggagtttgcCATGTAGaagagaagcttatagtctagaggaggagcttacaatctaaaggaggagCTCGTAATCTAAACGGGGAGCTTGCAATATAGAGGAGGAGGTTACAGTGTAAATGAGGATGTTACACTCTAGCgtagaagcttgcagtctagacttcaacccgtcagtcagtcaatctgtcagtcagacAACTACCACCGGGAAATAAGTCAGAGTGTGTTGCCGATCCTGTCGGGGGGATTCTTCCGGCAACCTCCCGTCAATCCTGCATTCCAGCCTACCTGACAGGCATCTACATTGCCTTCCAGGTAGCCAGCACACAGCATTCCTGGTGTGATGACGCCACTGTACACCTCTTCTCTATTGCATGTCTCCGTATCGATGATTTTCACTGCTCCTTTCTGGAGAATGTTAGGTCTTGCTCCTGCAAGAGGGAAATGCCACACCTGATTTCCTTTATAAACACAGGCCCCCACCAACCCTGCCAGGGTGAcggggacatgtctgccaactctatattgttttctcccaagtgcttgatacagtgctctgcacccagtaagcgttcagtatatACATTTAATTGAATGATCGACGGCCCTCAACAGTTATCTGCCCTGGACATCCAGCctgtgtctgtctccatcccctcTTAAACCTCTCCAATTTTCACTCTCCATTGTTCACAGTGGAGAGTCGGTCTGTATGTGGCGTACACCTTGTCCTGTGTAACCCaaatatctgtaaagtggagataaagTTCCTGTTCGGCCTCCCTCTCAGACCATAAGTCCTGGCTGGGACACAGCAAGCACCCAACCTGAtaaagaagcaggatggctcagtggaaagagcccgggcttgggagtcagaggtcatgtgttctaatcctgactccgccacttgtcaactgtgtgactttgggcaagtcacttaacttctctgggcctcagtcccctcatctgtaaaatggggattaagattgtgagccccacgtaggacaaactgatcaccctgtttcccctccagtgcttagagcagtgctttgcacatagtaagcacctaacaaataccattattattattaccttgcagtTATCCCACTGTTTAGCACAGCATTTGGCACAAAATGcacacataataaacaccatcattacagtCCCCACTTTCACTGATTTTTCTGAACAACcaaaagtcaggggacctgggtttgaatcccagctctgccaatccctTGCAGTGTggtcctgggcaagccacttcgtttctctgtgcgtCCGTTTCCttcaccgtaaaatggggattccatacccgtTCTCCGttttatttagaccgtgagctccatgtgggacagggaatggctgTGTGGTCGGTTTTTGAAACACACCCCACCTAGGCCCCCAGAAACGGTGCTTTCAGCCTCACAGGCTGGGAAgcggaggaggcagagggacccaCCGTCTGTCCTGGACGACCCCCATCCCGTGACCATCACGTCTGAATTGGGCGGGAAGTAATGACCGGACTCTGGGAGGCAGATGCGGCGGATGATGTTTGAGAAGAGCACTGGCGTGGAGAGGTGCACCAAGGCGATGTCGTGGTCATGTGCAGGGTAGTGGTACTTCTCGTGGATGATGATGTAGTTGATTTTTCGTCTCATTTTCGGATGGCTTAAGAGGTGCCCGAAGCTAACGGTCCATTGGCGGGGGTCGTTGGCGCTGAAAAGAGATTCGGTCCCATTAGCGAGAGCCGACTGCCTTTGGTGAAAGGGAAAATCCCCTCAAATCATGTTGACAGACTTCCCGAGGGGATCGATGCTCCAGCAAGGAAAAGGTGCAGTGAGAACAGGAAAGGAAGTCGGTTCTGCCAGAAACTCATCAGGCCGCAGGCTCAGTAGCCGATTGATCCTGTCAGAGTAGGCCTGCCTGGGAGCTTTGGAACATCCTATGATCCTCATCagtgatcgtatttactgagtgctcactctgtgtggaccactgtactaagcactcgggagaatacagcagagtttgtagatgtgttccctgcccacagtgagcttccaatcTATAATAtgtgatttatagatatgtacatatgtgctctggggctgagggtggggagaatatacagatccaagtaagtgcatagacaactcagaagggagagagaggaggggggtgaaACTGGTTGGGCCCCACAGCCGGGGAGTGGGATCCTTCCCGCTTCAGTGTTTACTTCGAGGAAAAGGTCTTTCCCCTCCCACCATAACGTCTGGCCGAGCATGAACTGTAGCCCTTTTTAGGCAAACTTAGTTCTGTGTTAAATGTGCATTCGTGGGGAAGGGGTTTGTGGCTGGGcgatctccccttcccctcctgagcATGTAGGATTAGAAATTCTGGTGGATAAGGGGAGGCATGTGTCAACTTGGAAGAAGCCAGCAAGCGTAGTTGGGTCTGTGGGCCAACAGGAGGTCTCTGGTTTGGCTCGGGCTGCTCACACGTCTGAAACATTCTACTCCCAGCTTCTTTAACTCTACGGAAGTGCCATCATTCtgcaactgggagtcagaagacccagggtctagtcccaactctgccactgacctgttgtgtgaccttagacaaatcgcTGAACTCCTCTGGGGCCCATTTCACTTAGTGGTGTCTTCAGAGATAGAGGGCAcgtgggcacacacacacacacacacttcctttCTTGTGCCACTCCTTGCCACGGCTCAGGTGCCCCGATGGAGTTTCAGTCCTTCCCTCCCCAGTCAGGATCGCCCAAACCCCAGCCATTCCCCGAGGCCCTCTGGGGTTTCACAGGGCCCAGATTCTGCACCAGGCCATCGTCCCCCTCGGCCTACGCGCCGGGACTTACTTCCGGAAGCAGTGCGCGGCAGTCACCAGCCAGCTGTTGCTGATCAGCGTGGCCCCGCAGCGATGGACGTTGTTCTGTTTCAGGCTGGCCTGCCATGGCCACTCTCCCTCCTGGGCATCCAGGCCTCCAGCGATCCGGTCGCCGATGGGGAGGATCGTCGACTGCTTGACGGTCCGTCGCCCGCAGCCTGTCCGAGAGAGATGAGTAACTCGCCGTGCCTGGTGCTGCTCCCGTTTCCGTGCCCATCACCCGGCGGAAACCTCTCAGGTGGAGCCCGCCGCCTCTGAGGGCTGGAGGGTGTTTTTGCTGTTTTCTGTTCTAataatatgaagcagcgtggcttgggagtcagaaggacctgagttctaactctcaggtctgctgtgtgaccttgggcaagtcatccaacttctctgggcctcaggtacctcatctgcaaaatggagattaagacagcgagccccacgtgggacagggacttctatctacctcagtgcttagagattgtgagcctgctgttgggtagggaccatctctaagtgttgccaacgtggacttcccaagcgcttagtacagtgctctgcacacagtaagtgctcaataaatacgattgaatgaatgaatgaacagtgcttggcacatagtaagcaattcaataggttccataattattattatttactatcaaTCCAGGTGTCACAAAACACTTGGGTGGCCAACGATTAAGGAGACATCATGAGTGTGCTCATCATAGACCACAGGGAAGACTATAACCCTGGTTGGGGTGGTGgtactgggggaggcagagggttg
This genomic interval carries:
- the LOC119938987 gene encoding transmembrane protease serine 11C-like, which translates into the protein MALPYICLRFVPIEREHLDSKTNVTVGSFSWAYVHILMGNLCDIYHFRLTKGCPESFIPTSLPLDPSLPRTPSVAKMKLGRLGKIALVVLVVLIAVAAIGLIIYFVVYGKTPFYYHIRFKINNVDYNTNFEKLHSPESLKLGERIESLVNEIFKSSKLRRLYVNCRLVKISRASAHVMVYAVLKLKSCYTNSQVMFRERTENILLQKLKSDKGSLCIDPSSFQLTDIDKEAAENLLNNCCGRRTVKQSTILPIGDRIAGGLDAQEGEWPWQASLKQNNVHRCGATLISNSWLVTAAHCFRNANDPRQWTVSFGHLLSHPKMRRKINYIIIHEKYHYPAHDHDIALVHLSTPVLFSNIIRRICLPESGHYFPPNSDVMVTGWGSSRTDGARPNILQKGAVKIIDTETCNREEVYSGVITPGMLCAGYLEGNVDACQGDSGGPLVGSDARGMWYLAGIVSWGDECALPNKPGVYTRVTYYRDWIKSKTGL